Genomic segment of Drosophila ananassae strain 14024-0371.13 chromosome 2L, ASM1763931v2, whole genome shotgun sequence:
TTATCCTCCTTGTTGTCGCCAAAGTGGCCAATGATGGCTTCTGCCGTGGACTGCTTTGTAATGTCTCCTTGTAGTTGGATAACTCCCCGAATAGGGGCCATCGCCTGCAGGTCCACTGCAATAATCTTCACGGCTGCCTTTTCGTCGTCTGTTTGGCAGGTGTCGTAGAGTTTTCTAGACAGCACTTGGGACCAACTGCCAGGCGCCGCACAAAGATCCACCGCCCTCTGGACACCTTCATGTGTAGAATGTTAATCATTGAAATCTCATACAAACATACTTGTTTTGGCAACATGTCGCACTTACCATTTAGTATGCCGTATGCCTCGTCCACGTGGAGCAACTTAAAGGCACTTCTAGCCCGCCAGCCTTCCTCCTTAGCCTGTCGATAGTAAATATCGCGCTTATCTTTTGAagtttttcccatttttacaaattttaattcataaaTAATGCTTCTAATATGCTCCTAGGGTTCTGAACTAGTTCATATTAGAAAGCTCAAAATGTGCGACATAAAATACCAACAATAAATTTATtgcgaataaaaaataattgatgaaaatagagaaaatGTAGTACATTTAGTAGtatagaaatttattaaatataatatttaaaaaaaaaaagtttttaatattaGAATTTTCTATTTTAGTATTTGCGCGTTTTAGCATGATAAATAATGGTATTTTGACGTCTTGTAAGTTTGGTCACATTCTTTCCCGCTTTCGCTTCAAAACTGCAATTGCAAGGataaattgcaatttcttaTGAAATTATGCATCGAATTCCTCTGCATCTTATGGATGATCCTCATCCCGGGGCTCCAGAATGCGCCACAATGTCAATGGTCTTGACTCCGCGCAATTTAATGTAAGTATGGCACGGTAGAGGTGTTCGGTGCACAAATACGCAATGGAGTTTCTTGAATTCTTGAGTTTCTTGATAATTCTTAAACTAAGAAAAGTGTTCTAAGCATTCTGTTTAAGCAATCAATAACTTTCAGAGAATGTGAGCTCTTTGTAAAGGTGTTGAAGATGGAAACGGATGCGGTATTTATGCATTTCGCGGAGATAGCACCCCGGTGCTTTGCCGTGGCCAAGGAGCACATGAAAAATAAGGATCCTACCGTCTTGAAGCTGGTAAGCCTAACCTAAGTTTTGTGGCTATTGTTATTGCAATTGGTTTATATAGGTGTTTCAGCTTATGAACGAAATTATTTGCCGGGCCCCTAGCGGCACTCACACATTTGTAGATGCGATCTTGGCCCGAAGCATTCATTACATGAAAAGCAATCGCTATTTGGTAATATGCTTTGAAATCGTTAAATCCCTGATATCATTGAACATCTTCATTCATTCCTAACAGGTAGCCGCTCATGACCTGCGGTTTTACGACAGTTTGGACCCAAAACTTAAAAATCCAGAGGGCATTATAATTTCCCGGATTCTGTCATGTGTTTCCCTTTTTCTGGCAGGCGACTACCATGGAGCAAAGGCTAATCTTGCGAATGTGAAAAAGCTAATTGGTAAGTTTGATTGGGTTACAAATTAATGCATATACCAAAAACAGTTTCTTTTGTAGAAAACTCACCTCCACAGACTGCCGGTAAGTTCAAAGAACTTTCTATCGTCAAGttgtataaattttttaactcTTGGCGTACATATTTTAGATGTTGCATCATATATTTCGTTGTTGGTCCAGTATGAAGAGAAAATCCGCAGCGCTTTCAGTGAAGAGATAAAAATCAATCATAAAATCAGGCCCATATTACCTTTTAAGGGCTGCAAGCTTATACGAAAAATTCCATTTGCCAGCGGTGCCTGTGTTTATCTGTAAGCAAAACCTAATTTTAATTgcatatataaattataattccaTAACAAAAACAGGAGCAAGAACGCGGGAGTGTTTGCAACTTCGGACATTGATAAAGGAGAAATTGTCTTGGCGGAGAATCCCACCTACTATCAGTTCGGAGCGCCATTTAACAACTGTGATCTGTGCGGAGTTCCTCAGGAACTGATCTACACCTGTGCTGGTTGCCGCTATAAAACTTACTGTTCCGAATCGTGCATGAAAGACGACGAGGAGATTCATCAGTTTGAATGTTCTGGCTTTAAAGTAGGAATAATACCAATGATGGAGTCAACAACTCTGTTTCGACTGTTTCTGAAGTCGGCGGAGTATATACTACCGGCTCTAGAAGACTTTGTTCTTGATGGCGGGTGCGTATAATTTAATTCCTGTTGATAATCGTTAACTTACTTTTCTTCCTAAAAGTAGAGTAATAAAGAGTGCCAAAGATGCGTGGAACTTTATACTGGAACATGCTAAAGAGGAGGAGAAAGAATATAACTTGTACGGAGACCTTCTGTCCAACACGCCCGACTATAAGCGTTTGACCAAAGAAAACTACCTCACCATCATAACGAAATCATTTCGTCTGGCTGTTTACATTTACAACGATACTAAGCTCatagataaatattttaatatgctTGCCCTCAAAAAACAAGATATGATTACTGTAATAGGTTCAATTCTTCTGCGCTTGGCAGCTCACGTCGTCTTCAATTCGCATCATGAGAAACTAGCACCTTTTCGCGACCCCATCAATGAAGATGAACGAAGCGTACCTGTTGATGatctgaaaacaaaaaccatgCGTATGGAAGAAAATGCATTTAGTTATTACGGGATTGATGCAGTGGCCGATTTTGTAAACTGTTACAATAGCGTACAAAAATCTTTTCGTGATTCCGGGAATAGTAGTGACCCGTGCATGCCACACGAAACTCCCATCGGCCAGTTTACTAATAAGCTGCTTTCACTTTGCCTAAACAGAATTGAAGTAACCTGTGCCGAAGACATTATCAATGCTAACTCCTACAATTCGCAGCAATTGTCTGAGAAAATGAAGAACATGAACACCTCAAAGCGGTGTCATTTATTGGAAAACTATACCAAACACTTCCAACAGTTTGTTATTCAGTACTTTACCAGAGGAAAACTGAGTAACCGTCATCGACAAGTCAAGTCGTCATTTTGTACGACGTTGAAGTCCTTTCGGCACTATTGCGGAGCAGAAAACGTAAAAGTAATGTAAGTATTGGCTTTGAAATCAttgttttttactttttctaaTTTTATGTATTAGTTGCATGTCAAGCGGTAACTTTATAGGagttacaacaaaaaaaatcaaatctgGCTCCGAATTGGTAGTGTGCTCCGATTATATAAGGAATAGTGCGCACTCGACGTCCTGTGTGGAACAAGGTCTGGGCTACAATTTCCCGCTGTATGTTCATCATGAGAATCACACTGTAAGTAATGACATTCTGAGTTTTATTGAATTGAGTTAATTGATTTGAtcttttttgtaatttttagtTTGGAATAACCTGTAGCATTGAGGAAAGATGCATTGAAACCATAAACCTTTCGTCAGATGTGATAAGACAAAATAAGGCCTTTATGTTTAATATCAGGAGGAAAATTTCCGACTGGAAAATGTCCCCACAAGGTATATTTGTAGCCCATAGAATGGAgttctatttttaaataattatgataatGTTTTAGATGTGACTGTTCAACATGATTTGTCTGTTTTGTATGGAGCCTACAATAGTTTTCTTACCTTACATTTCCCGGATGGCCATCCAATGCGTTTACTTGGAGTGCTTAAATTTTCCATGTTTCTCGCCACGAATGGTATGAAGATGGGTTatcatttctttgtttttattattaatatataaattgaTATTTTTAGGATTTCTAGAACATTCCAGCTATATTATAATGCACATAATTGAGGTAATGGAGTCGGATGATACCTATTTTGAAGATATTGAACTTTACCGCCAAACTTTCTGTATAATTCAGTCAATAATGGAACAATATATTGATATTATGTGAGTGCTTACAAATTCAAAACCTTAATATCAGCTGGaataagtttttatttaaaattgcaGGATTGATTGTCCGGATATAGATCCCGGGTATCCCGTAATGTTACTAGGGAGCTGTTGGTGTTTCCTAAGAAGACTAATGCATCAAGTGGAGAAGCTAAAAGATGAAGAGGGATCGGGCCTTTACGCAGAATATTGTACTTATCATCACAAGTGGAAGTTGATCCTTAATTCTTATATCCAGATGCCATCAGACTTGAAAGAATTCATGGTGAAGTTAAAAACTTAGGTTGTCCTGTGGCTTAAATACTTAGTACGTTGCCTATTTAGCTTTTTAAATACCAAAACTCTtgacatatattttatttatttatttttttttgttttttcctgATACATAGAAGTATCATGTTAAGTTTCAATATTACACATTCCAATTTAAGTTAAGTTACTACATAGAAGATatgtatttaattttgattcctACAACCGAAATACTCTGTTCCATTAGCCCAGAAAGGCAGTGATAtttacaaacaaacaaaaaagaaaaaaaaaaggttaatacgtgataaagaaataaatgaCTCAGATTTGTTTATATTAAGAGATTTTATTGCTGATGGTTGAACAAAATTGCCAAAAAACTGAATTATTTTTATCAGTTGTAtgatttcattattttataaGAACTTGGCCATTCTACGGCTTTTGTTGTGAACCGTAAACACGTTCGGTTGGACTATTATGGGTGCATTCACAGTCTGCTCACCCCCACGGCTGGCGTCGACCGAATATTGGAAATTATGCTCGCATATTTTTGCACGTTCCACAATCTTGGACATCTTACCGAGAATTCCGTTGCGCACTATCACGTCTGAGTGCTACGGAGATCGTGCAGCGGAGATCTATATATGGCTTCACACACGACATGCATGGTGCATTAAGTTTTCCGGCGTCGATTCTGATATGCGGTTCTTTCTAGTGGCTTTGAGTGTTCTGGCGGTGGCACTGGCCACAAAATGTCCGTATTCGATGGATCACCTGTCCAGATCCAAGCGCAGTGAATATGATATTCGTCCAGCGGTCAGTGATTCCAGTTTCGATGCTCTGATCAAGGATTTTGGTGGCAACTCAGCACAAGGCGGTTGGGTGGAACCGCTAGGATCGCATCAACCACCTTTGAGGTGCGGCATCCCGCCCCCCAATTGCTTGAATGACACACGTACCCTGCACTACCGCACCATCGATGGAGCCTGCAATAACCTGCTGTACCCGGATTACGGAATAGCTGTTTCGAAGTACAGGAGGCTCTTGCCTCCCAGGCAGGTGCTTGAGGCTCCAAATGCCCGGCTTATCTCGCTGTCGTTGTATGGAGAACAGACCAGGAACGATCTCTATCGAACCATGGCGAGCATGCAGTGG
This window contains:
- the LOC6500694 gene encoding uncharacterized protein LOC6500694 — its product is MHRIPLHLMDDPHPGAPECATMSMVLTPRNLIECELFVKVLKMETDAVFMHFAEIAPRCFAVAKEHMKNKDPTVLKLVFQLMNEIICRAPSGTHTFVDAILARSIHYMKSNRYLVAAHDLRFYDSLDPKLKNPEGIIISRILSCVSLFLAGDYHGAKANLANVKKLIENSPPQTADVASYISLLVQYEEKIRSAFSEEIKINHKIRPILPFKGCKLIRKIPFASGACVYLSKNAGVFATSDIDKGEIVLAENPTYYQFGAPFNNCDLCGVPQELIYTCAGCRYKTYCSESCMKDDEEIHQFECSGFKVGIIPMMESTTLFRLFLKSAEYILPALEDFVLDGGVIKSAKDAWNFILEHAKEEEKEYNLYGDLLSNTPDYKRLTKENYLTIITKSFRLAVYIYNDTKLIDKYFNMLALKKQDMITVIGSILLRLAAHVVFNSHHEKLAPFRDPINEDERSVPVDDLKTKTMRMEENAFSYYGIDAVADFVNCYNSVQKSFRDSGNSSDPCMPHETPIGQFTNKLLSLCLNRIEVTCAEDIINANSYNSQQLSEKMKNMNTSKRCHLLENYTKHFQQFVIQYFTRGKLSNRHRQVKSSFCTTLKSFRHYCGAENVKVICMSSGNFIGVTTKKIKSGSELVVCSDYIRNSAHSTSCVEQGLGYNFPLYVHHENHTFGITCSIEERCIETINLSSDVIRQNKAFMFNIRRKISDWKMSPQDVTVQHDLSVLYGAYNSFLTLHFPDGHPMRLLGVLKFSMFLATNGFLEHSSYIIMHIIEVMESDDTYFEDIELYRQTFCIIQSIMEQYIDIMIDCPDIDPGYPVMLLGSCWCFLRRLMHQVEKLKDEEGSGLYAEYCTYHHKWKLILNSYIQMPSDLKEFMVKLKT